A stretch of DNA from Halodesulfovibrio sp. MK-HDV:
CCGATTTGAGATGCGCAAAAATATTGTTCAGAAAGATTTTTTCTTGCTGGATGATTTGCAACGGTTGGAAGAGTTTCCAATTCTACAAGAAGAGTTGATAGCGCTCTTTGATGCATTCCATGACAATAATAAGCAGATGGTATTCTGTTGTACGGATGGATTGACTGCACATGACTTTTTGCTGCCCACCTTACGCTCCCGTCTGGAGTGGGGACTGCTGGCTCAACTGAAGCCGCAGGATATGGACATCAGAATAAAATATGCCACCAACCATCTGAAAGATAATCAAATAAAGCTGACAAATGATCAGATCATTTTACTCTGTCAGCGCTTTGATAACTTTAGATTGTTACAGGGTGTGCTGCTTAAATTGGCGGCATTTAAAGACCTTATGCACACTGAAGTATCTGAATATGAATTTAATCAGATTATCGAGCACACGGATAATACAAAATCCAATCCGCTTACCTCTGACATTATTATAGGGGTGGTAGCAGAACACTACATGCTACAGACGAAAGATTTGTTGAGTGAAAAACGACATCAGAAAATCGTACTCGCAAGACAAGTTGCCATGTACCTGACCCGTACACTGCTTGGTTCTTCGTATCCTGCACTTGGCAGAATGTTCGGCGGAAAAGACCATTCTACAGTTATCTATGCAGTTAATAAAATTAAGAAATTTATAGTTACGAACAAAGATACGAAACTTTTAATAAACGAGCTGAAGGAAAAGTGCTTAACTGCCACGAAATAAAAAACACTCCTTCAGTTACGCGCACCCGGTTACTAACGGGTGAATTAAAGTGACATAAAAACTCTATGCAAAATCAATCATTTATCTCAGTTAATAACATAGTGACACCCCCTACAACAACTACAAGGAGATCATATGTATTTAAAAGTATTTAAAGAAGACGTCATTGACGGTCTCCTGAAAGCTGCGAATATCATTCCTGCCAAGACGGGAGCAGCCTACTTACGTTCCATCTGGCTTAGAGCCGAAGGCGGTACACTGCAGATTTTTTCCACTGACTCAAATATTGAATTCAGCGGTAACTATACAGCAGAGGTAACAGAGGAAGGACTGGCTGGAGTTCAAGGCAGAGCATTTGTTGATCTGGTTAAGAAAATGCCTACAGGCGAAATCACTCTTCGTCTTGAAGAAGACAGCAAGAACCTTCTTATTGAACAAGGAAGAAAGCGTTACAAGCTTCCTGTAAACGAAGCGACTT
This window harbors:
- a CDS encoding DnaA ATPase domain-containing protein is translated as MAFPHAFFGSWFTTHGKAALEQAVRDYISPEVVVLYDTPLADPTPVTTTQVAPPSGTTVQEQTAPVISRTMLNNQFTFDTFLHNAKNVFPVASAKEVAKADISPKYNPLVIAGPSGSGKTHLLRAIAHSIIEHRGENSMFLGNVEDLAALYQDGSPGARFEMRKNIVQKDFFLLDDLQRLEEFPILQEELIALFDAFHDNNKQMVFCCTDGLTAHDFLLPTLRSRLEWGLLAQLKPQDMDIRIKYATNHLKDNQIKLTNDQIILLCQRFDNFRLLQGVLLKLAAFKDLMHTEVSEYEFNQIIEHTDNTKSNPLTSDIIIGVVAEHYMLQTKDLLSEKRHQKIVLARQVAMYLTRTLLGSSYPALGRMFGGKDHSTVIYAVNKIKKFIVTNKDTKLLINELKEKCLTATK